One window from the genome of Pedobacter schmidteae encodes:
- a CDS encoding App1 family protein gives MNKLVSVKVYHGYGHAHNLVVYGHVFRFKAKVKQIYSRNFFVNMLHLLKLFVLKPYPFIKVRLHFYGQTIDSHTEYDGFFKFEWQAEKNVAAGWHGVKVEALGDNDVVLAVNEGLVYVPHITQFAFISDIDDTVIISHSASFGRRLRELFIKNPRTRKTFSDTQKHYHLLSLSHTDVGQPNPFFYVSSSEWNLYDYLLEAFRFNRMPEGAFLLNQIKRWKDLIKTGKTGHEGKLIRVMRILDAFPHQKFIFFGDNSQQDPTIYRTIAMKHPEKIVAIYIRNVRKEKADEAKALLDEVESAQNISTCLYDSSEEAILHSKAIKLMD, from the coding sequence ATGAATAAATTAGTTAGCGTTAAGGTATATCACGGTTACGGACATGCCCATAATCTGGTAGTATATGGACATGTGTTTCGGTTTAAAGCAAAAGTAAAGCAGATTTATAGCCGGAATTTTTTTGTAAATATGCTTCACCTTTTGAAGCTGTTTGTGCTTAAGCCTTATCCATTTATAAAAGTTCGACTGCATTTTTATGGCCAAACTATAGATAGCCATACAGAATACGATGGCTTTTTTAAGTTTGAGTGGCAAGCCGAAAAAAATGTTGCTGCAGGTTGGCACGGAGTTAAAGTGGAGGCATTGGGAGATAATGATGTAGTGCTGGCTGTTAATGAAGGATTGGTATATGTGCCCCACATTACACAGTTTGCTTTTATCTCCGACATTGATGATACCGTTATCATTTCGCATTCTGCTTCCTTTGGTCGGAGGCTAAGGGAACTTTTTATTAAAAATCCGCGAACGCGAAAAACTTTTTCTGACACGCAAAAGCATTATCATTTACTATCTCTGTCACATACCGATGTGGGACAGCCGAATCCTTTCTTCTACGTGTCTAGTAGTGAATGGAATTTATATGATTACCTGTTAGAGGCATTTAGGTTTAACCGGATGCCCGAGGGAGCTTTTCTGCTAAACCAGATTAAAAGATGGAAAGATTTGATTAAAACAGGTAAAACGGGACATGAAGGAAAATTAATTCGTGTAATGCGAATTTTGGATGCTTTCCCACATCAAAAATTTATATTTTTTGGAGATAATTCCCAACAGGATCCAACTATTTACCGCACTATTGCCATGAAACATCCGGAAAAAATTGTTGCTATATATATTCGTAATGTCCGAAAAGAAAAAGCAGATGAAGCTAAGGCCTTGCTGGATGAGGTAGAATCCGCACAAAATATCAGTACCTGCCTATATGATAGTAGTGAGGAAGCGATTTTACATTCTAAGGCAATTAAATTAATGGATTAG
- a CDS encoding GIN domain-containing protein, giving the protein MKTLVKTLFASALTMLVLATSAFTSLAANKGFELSVVSPLIDFNKVIITGNVNVELVQSTRQHVVVYDNYNKSTTSVLQKGDKLFINSNEDSPITIVVYMKDLQRIDACNKVSVTTRGKFAVQALQVFLKDQASAYVNGNMGTLYTVIKDKSVLKLKGASKGHVSVKGSIAKLKTEDFMALKTASFDTEALALNDRQELPRDTVIAERSVR; this is encoded by the coding sequence ATGAAAACTCTAGTAAAAACATTATTCGCCTCTGCTTTAACAATGCTCGTTTTAGCTACATCAGCATTTACGTCGCTGGCAGCTAATAAAGGTTTTGAACTTTCTGTTGTTTCGCCACTGATCGATTTTAACAAAGTGATCATCACTGGTAATGTAAATGTGGAATTGGTACAGTCTACAAGGCAACATGTTGTGGTGTATGACAATTACAACAAATCAACAACCTCCGTTTTGCAAAAAGGAGATAAATTATTTATTAATTCCAACGAAGATAGCCCGATTACTATTGTTGTGTATATGAAAGACCTGCAAAGGATAGATGCCTGCAATAAGGTATCGGTAACCACAAGAGGAAAATTTGCGGTTCAGGCATTGCAGGTATTTTTAAAAGATCAGGCCAGCGCATATGTAAATGGAAACATGGGGACACTGTACACCGTAATAAAAGATAAGTCTGTTTTGAAACTCAAAGGAGCTTCAAAAGGCCATGTATCGGTAAAAGGAAGTATAGCAAAACTGAAAACAGAGGATTTTATGGCACTCAAAACCGCTTCATTTGATACTGAGGCGCTGGCGTTAAATGACAGACAGGAGCTTCCGAGAGATACAGTAATTGCAGAACGTAGCGTAAGATAA
- a CDS encoding gliding motility lipoprotein GldD: protein MKKYCFLFLWVYVLACAACSNNSYTPKPRGYFRIDFPAKAYQLYNKDCPFSFEYPTYANLLADSSSDTQPCWYNLTFPQFNGRLHLTYYDVSSKKEYENLVEDARTFAFKHTVKANAIDQKIINYPEKKVYGVYYAIEGNTASSVQFFLTDSLKHYFRAALYFNERPQYDSIQPVVNFIKKDLDHMIGTFKWKN, encoded by the coding sequence ATGAAAAAATATTGCTTTCTTTTTCTGTGGGTATATGTTTTGGCCTGCGCTGCCTGTAGCAACAACAGTTATACACCAAAGCCGCGGGGCTATTTTAGAATTGATTTCCCGGCCAAAGCTTACCAATTGTACAATAAAGATTGCCCGTTTTCATTTGAATATCCGACGTACGCCAATTTGTTGGCCGATAGCAGTAGCGATACACAGCCCTGCTGGTACAACCTCACATTTCCACAATTTAACGGGCGGCTTCATCTCACCTATTATGATGTATCCTCAAAAAAGGAATATGAAAATCTGGTTGAAGACGCCAGGACATTCGCTTTTAAACATACGGTAAAAGCCAATGCGATTGATCAGAAAATCATCAATTATCCCGAAAAGAAAGTGTATGGTGTGTATTATGCCATTGAAGGGAACACGGCTTCTTCAGTACAATTCTTTTTGACTGATAGCCTGAAACACTATTTCCGGGCAGCCTTATATTTTAATGAAAGACCACAGTACGATTCGATACAACCAGTAGTTAATTTTATAAAAAAAGACCTGGATCACATGATCGGCACTTTTAAATGGAAAAACTAA
- a CDS encoding DEAD/DEAH box helicase, protein MLRVDSSKPCKIVYSICKHAYFGYLIEPHIVQLNPQGDFSLTYQRIFSHTAKEFAKHLTERDLKLIKILDETEQDFIIKKYHKKAIRPVEFFSKFFNDKFYENVRPKIEKRLSEVLEFLKQEGRLYLMDKDGWPAERKIDIATEPSTVLFHFRRNETETRYFPTIKYQGMRIDFMFKDAQIISNQPSWLLLNDMLYFFEQDIEGKKLLPFLNKRFITIPKSTEEAYFGKFVAPLIEKYHVYAEGFDIKTEKHEPRPIIKVIYVDAGISQLQLYFNYGEHIFAMGNEKKVTVHLHKEQDNYIFTRIKRDVAWEKQKFNYLLDLGLKKTSALYHHLEVPVHEDEDQSYAVINWVNEHLELLNAEGFEIEQHRGNKKFLFAVNKISFEINEDNDWFDINAIVYFGSHPIPFISLKQHILHKKREFILPDGSIAIIPEKWFTQYGSLFSLSEAGKTLKLKKHHLGLINELAEDGIANITLSRKLQKLNDFENIADTQMPLHFKGDLRSYQKAGYNWFSFLREYNFGGCLADDMGLGKTIQTLAMLQKLKEEDQENDRHSTSLIIMPTSLIYNWLNEAKKFTPKLKIHAHTGTSRNKDVGRFAGFDIIITTYGITRVDIDVLKDFYFSYIILDESQNIKNPSSKSFKAVKALKSRHKLILSGTPVENSVSDLWTQLTFLNPGLLGTQAFFNEEYVQAIEKRKDEEKARKLQAIIKPFVLRRTKEQVAAELPSKTEQIFYCNMSEDQAAYYEKTKSAYRNDLLTSMDDGTYAKKQVQLLQGLTALRQLANHPVMIDDSYTSDSGKFENVVHTLDNVLKGGHKVLIFSQFVKHLSIFRQYLDEEKIPFAYLDGTTKNRGEIVADFQQNTDLKVFLISIKAGGVGLNLTQADYVFILDPWWNPAVEQQAIDRTHRIGQDKKVFIYKFIAKDTVEEKILALQNRKKRLASSLITTEESFFKSLSKEDISELLK, encoded by the coding sequence ATGTTACGTGTAGATAGCTCAAAACCTTGTAAAATTGTATATTCTATATGTAAACACGCATACTTTGGTTATTTAATTGAACCACATATTGTTCAATTAAACCCTCAGGGTGATTTTTCGTTAACATACCAGCGTATATTTTCGCACACGGCAAAGGAATTCGCAAAACATCTGACAGAAAGAGACCTTAAACTCATCAAAATACTTGATGAAACAGAACAGGATTTCATTATTAAGAAATATCATAAAAAAGCCATTCGCCCGGTAGAGTTCTTTAGCAAATTTTTCAATGATAAATTTTATGAGAATGTTCGTCCAAAGATCGAAAAACGGCTCTCGGAAGTACTGGAGTTTTTAAAGCAGGAGGGCCGTCTATACCTCATGGACAAAGATGGCTGGCCTGCCGAAAGAAAAATAGACATAGCAACAGAACCTTCAACCGTTTTATTTCATTTTAGAAGAAATGAAACCGAAACCCGCTATTTCCCAACGATCAAATACCAGGGCATGCGCATCGATTTTATGTTTAAAGATGCACAGATCATCAGCAACCAGCCATCCTGGCTATTGCTAAATGATATGCTTTATTTTTTTGAACAGGATATTGAAGGCAAAAAATTACTCCCTTTTTTAAACAAACGATTCATCACGATTCCGAAATCTACTGAGGAAGCTTATTTCGGAAAGTTTGTGGCTCCCCTGATTGAAAAATATCATGTATATGCGGAAGGGTTTGACATTAAGACAGAAAAACATGAGCCCCGCCCCATTATAAAGGTTATTTATGTAGATGCAGGAATATCCCAGCTTCAACTGTATTTTAATTATGGTGAGCATATTTTTGCCATGGGCAACGAAAAAAAAGTAACGGTTCACCTACACAAAGAACAAGACAACTATATTTTTACCCGAATCAAAAGAGATGTAGCCTGGGAAAAACAAAAGTTTAATTACCTGCTTGATTTAGGTTTAAAAAAAACAAGCGCCCTCTATCATCACCTGGAGGTACCTGTTCATGAGGATGAAGATCAATCTTATGCGGTGATAAACTGGGTGAACGAGCACCTGGAACTACTAAATGCCGAAGGATTTGAAATAGAACAACACAGAGGCAATAAGAAATTTCTATTTGCAGTGAATAAAATCAGTTTTGAAATTAACGAGGACAACGACTGGTTTGACATTAATGCCATTGTTTATTTTGGCAGTCATCCTATCCCTTTCATTTCATTAAAACAGCACATTCTTCATAAAAAAAGAGAATTTATATTGCCCGACGGCTCAATTGCCATTATACCGGAAAAATGGTTTACACAATACGGCAGTCTCTTTAGCCTTTCGGAAGCAGGAAAAACCCTAAAGCTTAAAAAACACCATCTCGGTCTGATCAATGAACTTGCGGAAGACGGTATTGCCAATATCACTTTAAGCCGCAAGCTCCAAAAACTGAACGATTTTGAAAACATTGCCGATACACAGATGCCCCTACACTTTAAGGGTGATTTACGGAGCTATCAAAAGGCAGGCTACAACTGGTTTAGCTTTTTAAGGGAATACAACTTTGGCGGCTGCCTGGCAGATGACATGGGTTTGGGTAAGACCATCCAGACACTGGCCATGCTTCAAAAACTAAAAGAGGAAGATCAGGAAAATGACAGGCATAGTACCTCACTCATTATAATGCCTACCTCATTAATATACAACTGGCTAAATGAAGCAAAAAAGTTTACACCAAAATTAAAGATCCACGCCCATACAGGCACCAGCAGAAATAAAGATGTAGGTCGGTTTGCCGGTTTTGATATCATCATTACCACCTATGGTATTACCAGGGTGGATATTGATGTACTTAAAGACTTTTACTTTAGTTATATTATTCTGGACGAGAGTCAGAACATCAAAAACCCTTCATCCAAATCTTTCAAAGCGGTTAAGGCCCTTAAATCGAGACATAAACTAATTTTGAGTGGTACACCTGTCGAGAATTCGGTAAGCGACCTGTGGACACAGCTTACTTTTCTAAACCCTGGACTACTGGGAACGCAGGCTTTTTTCAATGAAGAGTATGTACAGGCTATTGAAAAACGGAAAGATGAAGAGAAAGCACGAAAATTGCAGGCCATTATCAAACCCTTTGTACTGCGCCGCACAAAGGAGCAGGTAGCTGCAGAACTTCCTTCAAAAACAGAACAGATTTTTTATTGTAATATGAGTGAGGACCAGGCCGCCTATTACGAAAAAACTAAATCTGCTTACCGCAATGATCTTTTGACGAGTATGGACGATGGCACCTACGCGAAGAAGCAGGTGCAACTATTACAAGGACTTACCGCTTTACGACAACTTGCCAATCATCCGGTGATGATTGACGATAGCTACACCTCTGATTCAGGTAAATTTGAAAATGTGGTGCACACCCTTGACAATGTGCTTAAAGGCGGACATAAAGTGCTCATCTTTTCTCAATTTGTTAAACACCTGAGTATTTTCCGCCAGTATCTTGACGAGGAGAAAATCCCGTTTGCCTATCTGGATGGCACCACAAAAAACCGGGGAGAGATTGTGGCCGACTTTCAGCAAAACACAGATTTGAAGGTCTTTTTAATTTCCATAAAAGCAGGAGGTGTAGGCTTAAACCTTACCCAGGCCGATTATGTATTTATTCTTGACCCATGGTGGAACCCAGCAGTTGAGCAACAGGCCATTGACCGGACGCACCGGATTGGGCAGGACAAAAAGGTATTTATCTATAAGTTTATTGCAAAGGACACTGTTGAAGAAAAGATTTTGGCTTTGCAAAACCGTAAAAAAAGGCTGGCCAGCTCTTTGATTACTACTGAAGAAAGTTTCTTTAAATCACTCAGTAAAGAAGACATTAGTGAGCTGCTTAAATAG
- a CDS encoding lipopolysaccharide assembly protein LapB, with translation MEEEFYFDFSDDAQRSVERYEEMIRNQDQYFFDAQAFENIIDYYIEKSDPIKALQVIEYAVNQHPYAAVFLVKQAQLLFITDQTERAFLALQKAEMLEASEAEIYILRGNIFNSLERYSEALDNFQKALEFAETTDEILLQIAYVYQNMLDYESAIIYIKQSLEQNMENKDGLYELAFCYDILDKQEESIQFYQEYIDNDPYSYAAWYNLANSYHKLDLFEKAIDAYDYAILIKDNFASAYYNKGNALVQLDRYQEAIEVYKQTFEYEPPNADTYCAIGECYEKLEKMDEARAYYKKSVKMDAKMADAWFGIGVTLNFEERYFESLHFYRKALELDGENPDFWFAMADAHYKLGQIEESVEAYYKVLEYNPVDVEAWLDFSTVLYEQGKLLEASETIADAIKNNPDAAELYYRMVAYLFALGKKNEALLYLETALVTDPEKHYILFEYLPQLQDNSAIIDVINRYIK, from the coding sequence ATGGAAGAGGAATTTTACTTTGATTTTAGTGATGATGCCCAACGGTCTGTTGAGCGTTACGAAGAGATGATACGTAATCAGGATCAGTATTTTTTTGATGCCCAGGCTTTTGAAAATATTATTGATTACTATATTGAGAAAAGTGACCCGATTAAAGCATTGCAGGTCATAGAGTATGCGGTCAATCAACATCCTTATGCCGCCGTCTTTCTGGTGAAGCAGGCCCAATTGCTTTTTATTACCGACCAAACCGAAAGGGCATTCTTAGCTTTGCAAAAGGCGGAGATGCTGGAAGCTTCAGAAGCAGAAATTTATATTTTGAGAGGGAATATTTTTAATAGCCTGGAAAGGTATTCCGAAGCATTGGATAATTTTCAAAAAGCACTTGAATTTGCCGAAACTACCGATGAGATCCTGTTGCAGATTGCCTATGTGTATCAGAATATGCTCGACTACGAAAGTGCAATAATATATATCAAGCAAAGTCTTGAGCAGAATATGGAAAACAAAGATGGGCTGTATGAGCTCGCATTTTGTTACGACATACTGGATAAACAGGAAGAAAGCATCCAGTTTTACCAGGAATATATTGATAACGATCCTTACTCCTATGCTGCCTGGTATAACCTGGCCAATTCTTATCATAAACTGGACCTTTTTGAAAAGGCAATTGATGCCTATGATTATGCCATCCTGATCAAAGATAATTTTGCTTCGGCTTATTATAACAAAGGCAATGCCCTTGTTCAATTGGACCGGTATCAGGAAGCTATTGAGGTTTATAAACAGACTTTTGAATATGAACCCCCAAATGCCGATACCTATTGTGCGATTGGTGAGTGCTACGAGAAGCTCGAAAAAATGGATGAAGCCCGGGCTTATTACAAGAAATCGGTAAAAATGGATGCTAAAATGGCTGATGCATGGTTTGGAATCGGTGTTACCCTGAACTTTGAAGAACGTTATTTCGAATCATTACATTTTTACAGAAAGGCATTAGAGCTGGATGGAGAAAATCCTGATTTCTGGTTTGCTATGGCCGATGCACATTATAAACTTGGTCAGATAGAAGAATCTGTAGAAGCTTACTACAAAGTACTGGAATATAATCCGGTAGATGTAGAGGCCTGGCTCGATTTCTCGACTGTATTGTATGAGCAGGGTAAGTTGCTTGAAGCATCGGAAACCATTGCCGATGCGATTAAAAATAATCCCGATGCGGCAGAACTCTATTACCGTATGGTAGCTTACTTATTTGCGCTTGGCAAAAAGAATGAGGCACTTTTGTATCTTGAGACTGCGCTGGTGACAGACCCGGAAAAACACTATATTTTGTTTGAATATTTACCTCAATTGCAAGATAATAGTGCCATTATTGACGTTATCAATAGGTATATTAAATAG
- a CDS encoding shikimate dehydrogenase gives MRKFGLIGYPLSHSFSKKFFTEKFKEEKIPDCEYELYPIEKIEQFTQLLSEQSALNGINVTIPYKVQVIPFLNEMDEASTEIGAVNCIYVGEKDGLRWLKGYNTDAYGFEESLKPLLEPHHQKALVFGDGGAAKAIKYVLDKLNISFQVVTRKPAEGSILYDQVNETLLQEHTVLINTTPLGMSPNINSYPDIPYQFLTDLHVAYDLVYNPEETFFLKQVKDRGGKTKNGLEMLHLQAIRSWEIWNS, from the coding sequence ATGAGAAAATTTGGTTTAATAGGCTATCCTTTATCACATTCGTTTTCAAAAAAGTTCTTTACCGAAAAATTTAAGGAAGAGAAAATTCCAGATTGTGAATACGAACTCTATCCGATAGAAAAGATCGAACAGTTTACACAACTGCTTTCAGAACAGTCAGCGCTTAATGGTATTAATGTAACTATACCCTATAAAGTTCAGGTTATACCTTTTTTAAATGAAATGGATGAAGCCTCGACCGAAATAGGTGCGGTAAACTGTATTTATGTAGGAGAGAAGGATGGATTGCGCTGGCTCAAAGGATATAACACAGATGCCTATGGTTTTGAAGAGTCATTGAAGCCTTTATTGGAGCCACATCATCAGAAAGCTTTGGTTTTTGGTGATGGGGGTGCCGCCAAAGCCATCAAGTATGTGCTGGATAAGTTGAATATTTCATTTCAGGTGGTAACCCGTAAACCCGCCGAAGGCAGTATTTTATATGATCAGGTAAATGAAACTTTGCTTCAGGAACATACTGTGCTGATCAATACCACCCCTTTGGGAATGTCGCCTAACATCAACAGTTATCCTGATATTCCTTATCAATTTCTAACCGACCTCCATGTAGCTTACGATTTGGTCTATAATCCGGAAGAAACTTTTTTCCTGAAACAGGTAAAAGATAGGGGAGGAAAAACAAAAAATGGATTGGAAATGTTGCATTTGCAAGCCATCCGTTCCTGGGAGATATGGAATTCATAA
- the aat gene encoding leucyl/phenylalanyl-tRNA--protein transferase, with translation MVFKLDDNRIVFPDPMLADPDGLLAIGGDLRPERLILAYNNGIFPWFSEGDPICWYAPLQRCVIFPEHVAVSKSMSKLLKEAYFNVTYDKSFKEVIESCAKIDRKEQDGTWITDDMREAYIELYRRGYAHSVEVWQENHLVGGLYGVQINDVFCGESMFSKVSNASKYALIWLCRNKSFQLIDCQLPNDHLLSLGAKMISNEEYSHYLKQPI, from the coding sequence ATGGTTTTTAAGTTAGACGACAATAGGATCGTTTTCCCGGATCCAATGTTGGCCGATCCGGACGGGTTATTAGCAATTGGAGGAGACTTACGACCGGAGAGGCTTATTCTGGCTTACAATAATGGTATTTTTCCGTGGTTTAGTGAGGGAGATCCCATATGTTGGTATGCGCCACTTCAACGGTGTGTTATTTTTCCTGAACATGTTGCAGTTAGTAAAAGCATGTCGAAATTGCTAAAGGAGGCCTATTTTAACGTTACCTATGATAAGTCTTTTAAAGAAGTAATAGAGAGTTGTGCCAAAATAGATAGAAAAGAACAGGATGGTACCTGGATTACAGACGATATGCGCGAGGCTTATATAGAATTATATCGTAGGGGTTACGCACATAGTGTGGAGGTATGGCAGGAGAACCATTTGGTTGGGGGCTTATATGGTGTGCAAATTAATGATGTATTTTGCGGCGAAAGCATGTTCAGTAAGGTAAGCAATGCATCTAAATATGCATTGATATGGCTTTGTCGAAATAAATCATTTCAGCTGATCGATTGCCAACTGCCTAATGATCACCTTTTGAGTTTAGGCGCCAAAATGATAAGTAATGAAGAATATAGTCATTATTTGAAGCAGCCTATTTAA
- a CDS encoding diacylglycerol kinase family protein gives MMEKILKLLFIINPGSGSGEINFRELIASYFADKPHHFELYELKVTCSMEEIKTVIKASKADRVIAAGGDGTLKLVAECLLETDIPIGIIPAGSANGMARELGIPKVIPQALDLALNGQPKKIHATVVNDELCIHLADIGFNAYIVKKFDSLPERGMLAYAKAAWRALWSHHKMQVEFRINGQLIQAQAAMVVIANATMYGTGVKINPDGQLDDELFEVILVKEYSVMEILKIRFTNLPFNPKNIESFQTGSLYIRAKHKAHFQVDGEYRGKVNNVRAHLIKDAVTIVF, from the coding sequence ATGATGGAAAAGATTTTAAAGTTACTGTTTATTATAAATCCTGGTTCAGGGAGTGGAGAAATCAACTTCAGGGAATTGATTGCAAGCTATTTTGCAGACAAGCCTCATCATTTTGAGCTTTATGAGCTCAAGGTTACCTGTTCAATGGAAGAAATTAAAACTGTGATCAAAGCATCAAAAGCCGATAGGGTAATTGCCGCGGGAGGAGATGGAACTTTAAAACTGGTCGCCGAGTGTTTGCTGGAAACGGATATCCCTATTGGAATAATTCCGGCGGGATCGGCCAACGGTATGGCCCGGGAACTCGGCATACCAAAGGTGATACCACAAGCACTAGACCTTGCACTAAATGGTCAGCCCAAAAAGATACATGCAACAGTAGTAAATGACGAATTATGTATTCACCTGGCCGATATTGGCTTTAATGCCTACATTGTAAAGAAATTCGATTCCCTTCCCGAGCGTGGTATGCTCGCCTATGCAAAAGCCGCCTGGCGGGCATTGTGGAGCCATCATAAAATGCAAGTTGAATTTAGGATCAACGGGCAACTGATCCAGGCCCAGGCTGCCATGGTGGTTATCGCAAATGCGACCATGTATGGAACGGGGGTAAAAATCAACCCTGATGGTCAACTGGACGATGAACTTTTTGAAGTGATTCTGGTTAAAGAATATTCAGTAATGGAAATCCTAAAAATCAGATTTACCAATCTTCCTTTCAACCCAAAAAACATCGAGTCGTTCCAAACGGGCAGTCTCTATATAAGGGCCAAACACAAAGCTCATTTTCAAGTTGACGGAGAATACAGAGGGAAGGTAAATAATGTAAGGGCACATCTGATCAAAGATGCCGTAACAATTGTTTTTTAA
- a CDS encoding TonB family protein, giving the protein MAKILFAFLVVCTFGLKAQPVIKGGLEAFLVANSVYPRYSLSNCIEGTVTISFKLNKSGEVYYSKISSGIGTDLDEEALRLIRLTSGKWTVPQHQDTTISLLAPVKFSLSGYNCGDKDPQEIKRAILAYKSSEGLTNSILNFYRNKEKGTYKPEEEGRFIALKGELGYDDDYFKARIKDGFKKLKQKDKQGACEDFLFVKYMGSDLANEMLDKYCK; this is encoded by the coding sequence ATGGCAAAAATTCTTTTCGCTTTTTTGGTCGTATGCACATTTGGGTTAAAGGCTCAGCCTGTAATTAAAGGAGGGCTGGAGGCCTTTTTGGTGGCAAATAGTGTTTATCCCAGGTATTCCCTAAGCAATTGTATAGAGGGTACAGTAACCATTAGTTTTAAGCTGAATAAGAGTGGCGAGGTGTACTATTCCAAAATCAGTTCGGGTATTGGCACAGACTTAGACGAGGAGGCTTTGCGATTGATCAGGCTGACTAGTGGTAAATGGACCGTACCTCAGCATCAGGATACAACTATATCACTTCTTGCTCCTGTCAAATTTAGCCTGTCAGGCTATAACTGTGGCGATAAAGACCCTCAGGAAATTAAAAGGGCGATTCTTGCTTATAAATCCAGCGAAGGATTGACTAATTCTATCTTAAACTTTTACAGAAATAAAGAGAAAGGAACTTATAAACCTGAAGAAGAAGGCAGGTTTATTGCTTTAAAAGGCGAGTTGGGATATGATGATGACTATTTCAAAGCCCGCATTAAGGATGGGTTTAAAAAGTTAAAACAAAAAGACAAGCAAGGTGCCTGTGAAGATTTTCTCTTTGTAAAATATATGGGCTCTGATCTGGCCAATGAAATGCTGGATAAGTATTGCAAATAA
- a CDS encoding phosphosulfolactate synthase: MNYPLNNIPERPVKPRNKGITMVMDKGLSLRQTEDFIEVAGIHTDIVKLGWSTSFVTPNLKEKLKIYKDAGIPTYFGGTLFEAFVIRNQFDDYCRVLDQFGMEYAEVSDGSITIEHELKCEFIQKLAKQVTVISEVGSKDATKIFAPYKWIKLMNAEIEAGSWKVIAEAREGGNVGIYRGSGEVREGLVDEILTQIPEETIIWEAPQKEQQVWFIKLLGANVNIGNIAPAEVIPLETIRLGLRGDTFDHFLNLGK, from the coding sequence ATGAATTACCCATTGAATAATATACCGGAGCGGCCAGTAAAACCACGTAATAAAGGAATTACAATGGTTATGGATAAGGGATTAAGTTTAAGACAAACTGAAGATTTTATAGAAGTAGCCGGAATACATACTGATATTGTAAAACTTGGTTGGTCAACCTCCTTTGTAACCCCCAATCTGAAAGAGAAACTGAAAATCTATAAAGACGCCGGAATCCCGACTTATTTTGGAGGTACATTATTTGAAGCCTTTGTGATACGTAATCAGTTTGATGATTATTGCCGGGTTCTTGATCAGTTTGGAATGGAATACGCAGAAGTGTCTGATGGATCTATTACCATCGAACATGAGCTGAAATGCGAATTCATTCAGAAACTTGCGAAACAAGTAACTGTAATTTCCGAAGTTGGGTCTAAAGACGCAACTAAAATATTTGCACCATATAAATGGATTAAACTGATGAATGCCGAAATTGAAGCTGGTTCCTGGAAGGTAATTGCCGAAGCAAGGGAAGGTGGTAATGTAGGTATTTACAGGGGGTCAGGTGAAGTACGTGAAGGTTTGGTGGATGAGATCCTGACACAGATTCCTGAAGAAACAATCATTTGGGAAGCCCCTCAGAAAGAACAGCAAGTGTGGTTTATTAAATTGTTGGGGGCTAACGTTAATATTGGAAATATTGCCCCTGCAGAAGTTATTCCCTTGGAAACCATACGACTGGGATTAAGAGGTGATACATTTGATCATTTTTTAAATCTAGGGAAATAG